From Niallia sp. Man26:
TGTTCATAATTAAAACCGTTTCCATTATGCAACACATCAACATAAAGTTTTTTGTCGCTTATCTTTATGGAAAAAGTAATGCTTCCGTCTTTAACTGTTTGGATTCCATGTTCGAAGGCATTATTGACTGCTTCCAATAAAGCATACAAAATCTTCACATGGTTTCCATATGCTATTTTCTGGAGATATTCCTCGATAGCAGGAAGCTTTTCCTCAAGCTCCTCATATCGGGATATTGTATAGGCTAATGTCATGTTTACACCTCAAACGATAATCCACCTGCTCATTATTTGTTAGGATATGCATATAAAGAATAATTAACCTCTTCTTGATTCATACTTTTAAAATCAATTTTTCGGCTAAAAAATAGGAAAAGGCATGAGACCGATACTGCCGATTCCATGCCATAGATATACAATTTTTATCTAATAGTATTAAGGGATAACTACAAATAAATGGTGGTTAATGAATCCCTTTAGAAACTAATCCGATTGCTAACGTTTGAAATAACGATCTAACCGGCATATTTCGTTTTTTGATTGTTCTGAGCATATCAACTAATTGCCTGATTTCATCCTTAGATTGAACATCTATGATCAAATCACATAAATAGTCGCTTTCCATAATAGTCATTCCAGTTGCAGTAGGTACTTTAAAAGCTTTTTC
This genomic window contains:
- a CDS encoding ATP-binding protein — encoded protein: MTLAYTISRYEELEEKLPAIEEYLQKIAYGNHVKILYALLEAVNNAFEHGIQTVKDGSITFSIKISDKKLYVDVLHNGNGFNYEQKIGIIGNPDVFFKEHQTCMRGRGIAIMQKLADKLIYTEEGKKLTLIFRIE